The DNA region AACTGCCGTTCCATTTTTGTATGCCATCACCAGTATTACTTGCTGAACGCCATATTATACCGGCAATAATTAATTCATTTTTATATGCAAGTAGTTTATCTACAAATGAAGTTCCACCAAGGATGCCATTTCCTACCATTTGCCATGCTCCATTTTTGTAAACAACAATGTCATTATAATCTGTTGTTCCAATATAAAAGCTGTTCCCACCCAAATATAAATCTCCTTGATATATTTCTGCATCGTAAACATAAGCACCTACATAAGGGAAACTAAAAACCGGTTTCCATGATGAGCCTGTCCACTTAGCAATACCGTTACAAAGCAGGCTGTCCACCATAGAAAAAGCACCCATAGCATATAAAGTATCATTAAGCACTTTTACATTCCAAACGAAGCCATTGAAATTTCCGAATGAATACCAGTTAGTTCCGTCATACCTTGCAATATTATTTACATCAACGCCATTAATTTTTGAAAAAAAACCAGATACAATAATATCGTTGTTAAATCTTGTAATTCCACGTGTCTGATTATCAGCGTTACCAATATTATTCCATGTGACACCGTCATAATATAATATTGCTAACTTACTGAATGACGGATTTAATACTTGACCCGCTGCATAAAGCCTGTCCGAAATGGTGTCATTAAAGAGACAGTTGATTTGAAGTGTAGTGTATGGGGTTCCTGCGCTTATCCATCCATTTTGAGCAAAAGCCATTTTTGCCGTTAAGGCAAAAATGGCTATGGAAGTCTTCAATTTCATTGCTTGATAAATTTAGAGCTGATTACTTTATTGGTATAATTCGCCTTTATTAAATAGATACCGGCAGGAATGTTTTCAATATTCACAGCAGCTGAATTTCCTGAAACATTGTTTTTTGAAATCTGCGTGATTATCTGCCCGTTTACATTCAATAAATCCAGTGTAATTAAGGTTTCTGAATAAGGTACTTTAATATTCAGCCTGTTATTGGAAGGGTTGGGATAAATTAAAATGCCATTGTTCGTTATATCCTTATATTCTTCGTCAATGCCGTCAATTAAATCAGTACAGATTAAAGAAATGAAAGCATCAGAATTACCTCCCATAAAGTATTCTTCGTAATATGCACCATTACCTGAATCATAAGTAGGAAAGGTAACTGTTGAATCATCAGCGTTTGTTTTGCCTACCATGTATAGCTGGTTGCCCGCAGCTGCAAGGTCATAAATTAATTCATAATCTGTTACAAACGGTTGAGAGGTTTTTCCGCCAATATAGGTGGAGTAAATTATATCTTCGTTTTCATT from Bacteroidia bacterium includes:
- a CDS encoding T9SS type A sorting domain-containing protein, coding for MKLKTSIAIFALTAKMAFAQNGWISAGTPYTTLQINCLFNDTISDRLYAAGQVLNPSFSKLAILYYDGVTWNNIGNADNQTRGITRFNNDIIVSGFFSKINGVDVNNIARYDGTNWYSFGNFNGFVWNVKVLNDTLYAMGAFSMVDSLLCNGIAKWTGSSWKPVFSFPYVGAYVYDAEIYQGDLYLGGNSFYIGTTDYNDIVVYKNGAWQMVGNGILGGTSFVDKLLAYKNELIIAGIIWRSASNTGDGIQKWNGSSWSDLGMGLRTGTNPNNSAPHVHDMKIHNNELYVAGVFDYADSLYAKHLAKWDGEKWCNFPTQDFIATNLVVDIYHDTIFTGCGYDTLNSDTINYLAKMLSLQPLGCRVTGIDEKQNNEAEGMVVYPNPANEYLNFLHFESNSTIIVTDMAGQLIIKTNLGSNQKLDISNLSSGIYFIRVQSSKNVQTLKLLKQ